From Nicotiana tabacum cultivar K326 chromosome 22, ASM71507v2, whole genome shotgun sequence, one genomic window encodes:
- the LOC142175791 gene encoding uncharacterized protein LOC142175791, with the protein MISINVPIPQRHHDYQNTTSASTHQVKRVLIDLGSSTNIVRSRVVEQHDLQDQIVPAARVLNGFNMASKTTKGEIILPVNIAGTIQETKFHVIEGDVKYNALFGRPWIHNMRAVPSTLHQMLKFPTPDGIKTVYGKQYSTKEMFMVDVMIPISSLSSTKGSESKGKQEAK; encoded by the exons ATGATTTCGATAAACGTACCGATCCCACAGAGGCACCatgattatcagaatacaacttcagcatcgacgcaTCAG gttaaacgtgttttaattgatcTAGGAAGCTCGACCAATATTGTTCGATCGAGGGTTGTGGAGCAGCACGatctacaagatcagatcgtgcCGGCAGCtcgagttctcaatggtttcaacatggcaagcaaaaCGACTAAAGGAGAAATCATTTTACCAGTAAATATAGCTGGGACTAttcaagaaaccaagttccatgtgatcgaaggcgatGTGAAATACAACGCTCTATTCGGAAGACCCTGgattcacaatatgagggcagtcccttcAACACTTcaccaaatgctgaagttcccAACACCGGATGGAATAAAAACGGTGTACGGGAAGCAGTATTCTACCAAAGAGATGTTCATGGTAGATGTAATGATACCGATATCGTCACTTTCGTCAACAAAAGGATCGGAGtccaaaggaaaacaagaagctaaatag
- the LOC142175792 gene encoding uncharacterized protein LOC142175792, with product MSYVKAYRTKEKEFELLRGIPRESYSKLPGHLYMINMINPGSVTMLHKSEDGRFMYIFVALNASIIGWKYCYPIVVVDGTFLKSSHRGRMLTASTQDAAGKSFSLAYVVVDSENDASWEWFFEMFRQAFGERERICINNIKKQFKKSHDRLRKIFFAMAWAYKIEDFNRLMQDMDNIDKRVRGYLFQVGYEKRSIVNSTVNRSMVMTSNIVESLNAKNREARELPIMNLVDYMMNLVDYMMNLVMEWNNTNRITAMSTFTGLEKKYNEVLKENSSLS from the exons ATGAGTTATGTAAAAGCTTatagaacaaaagaaaaggagtTTGAACTGCTAAGAGGGATACCACGCGAATCATATAGTAAACTGCCGGgtcacttgtatatgataaataTGATAAATCCTGGTTCTGTCACAATGTTACATAAATCAGAGGATGGGCGCTTCATGTATATTTTTGTCGCACTAAATGCATCAATCATAGGATGGAAATACTGCTACCCTATTGTAGTGGTTGACGGGACATTCCTTAAATCATCACACAGGGGGAGAATGTTAACAGCTAGCACACAAGATGCGGCAG GTAAAAGTTTTTCACTAGCATATGTTGTTGTCGATTCTGAAAATGATGCTTCCTGGGAATGGTTTTTTGAAATGTTTAGACAGGCTTTTGGAGAAAGGGAAAGGATATGCATC AATAACATAAAGAAGCAGTTCAAGAAGAGCCATGACCGgctgaggaaaatattttttgcaaTGGCCTGGGCATACAAAATTGAAGATTTTAATCGCCTCATGCAAGATATGGACAACATTGATAAGAGGGTAAGGGGTTACCTGTTCCAAGTTGGTTATGAAAAGCGGTCCATAGTGAATTCCACTGTTAATAGATCCATGgtaatgacttcaaatattgTCGAGTCACTCAATGCAAAAAATAGAGAGGCAAGAGAGCTACCAATCATGAATTTGGTAGATTACATGATGAATTTGGTAGATTACATGATGAATTTGGTTATGGAATGGAATAATACAAATAGAATTACTGCAATGAGTACATTTACTGGCCTAGAAAAAAAATATAACGAAGTACTGAAGGAAAATAGCAGTTTATCGTAG
- the LOC142175793 gene encoding uncharacterized protein LOC142175793, with amino-acid sequence MDVEQRRNIVCMQKRECSCKRFQVDEILCPRAMAVLDYTHIEAPKYYSSYYTKEYFKKTYEVSVNPLPDETTWDLPTEVLDNVVLPLIVKGKSGRPMKSRRKELYEYLYTETVTCALCGK; translated from the coding sequence ATGGATGTTGAACAAAGGCGAAACATAGTCTGCATGCAAAAAAGGGAATGCTCGTGCAAACGATTTCAAGTGGATGAGATTCTTTGTCCACGTGCTATGGCAGTATTGGACTATACACACATAGAAgcacccaaatattattcttccTATTATACCAAGGAATACTTCAAGAAGACATATGAAGTGTCAGTTAATCCACTTCCAGATGAAACTACATGGGACCTTCCAACAGAGGTGTTAGATAATGTGGTCCTACCACTGATAGTGAAGGGCAAATCAGGAAGACCGATGAAGTCGCGACGCAAGGAACTTTATGAATATTTATATACTGAAACAGTTACATGTGCACTGTGTGGAAAATAA